One part of the Dyadobacter sp. 676 genome encodes these proteins:
- a CDS encoding type II toxin-antitoxin system VapC family toxin: protein MRYLLDTQIAIWSLEDHAGLKPTVRNLLEDANNAIFISPISLLEISIKLKLGKLPQFKVSIEKVTRQILKDGFELLPLELDHTFAYQSIPLYDDHRDPFDRMLLAIAFREQIPIVSSDEKFLRYQSSVSIILN from the coding sequence ATGAGATACCTGCTAGATACCCAAATCGCCATTTGGTCGCTGGAAGACCATGCCGGTCTCAAACCAACAGTCCGCAATCTTCTGGAAGATGCTAACAATGCCATATTTATCAGCCCGATAAGCTTATTGGAAATATCCATTAAACTTAAACTTGGCAAGCTTCCACAATTTAAAGTGAGTATCGAAAAAGTTACCAGACAAATCCTGAAAGACGGATTTGAATTGCTTCCGCTCGAACTCGACCATACCTTTGCATATCAATCAATTCCACTTTACGACGACCACCGGGACCCCTTCGACAGGATGTTACTCGCTATTGCTTTTCGCGAGCAAATTCCGATCGTTTCTTCCGATGAAAAGTTCCTCCGGTACCAATCCTCTGTCTCGATTATATTAAATTGA
- a CDS encoding ABC transporter permease, which produces MFKNYIKIALRNLWKSKGYAFINVVGLSVAFCVSVFLFLTAYFALSYDNFHADKERIYELYFFANDPERVDRTASMPFPITPALKEDYPEIESIARIINGSNVVEYKGKYLDKNIKFTEPDFFQIFSFPFVKGGPQTALQDLSSIVITENMAKAVFGDEDPMGKRINIGLEGNKKQYVVTGVLADFPENSTLQFDGFLRSENVGGYQEQKDQWDAFSHSVFVKLKPGIDKLAFEKKLRSFTAKYFAETFTQLKKKGATPDDRGDVYALRLQRLEDCHFNREISGGKEGSLIYALMGIGLFILLIACINFINLNVARSFIRAREVGVRKSLGALKKQLFFQIWGEAAVVCFLGFLTGVVLAVLSLPAFNAAFRSKLTLEYILEPDKIALLVGLFLFVTLVAGGYPALQMSRFNAVEVLKGKVSLKKPGLLRNSLIIAQFALSSLLICCTIIAMQQVDHLRNQPLGFQKEQVISIPVGSKVNGQTALRRMRNRLANDPNIVSITGSGVNMGLGLDRSTSRSVIGFTFKDREVTTDWLHISYDYLKTLNIKLLAGREFDPAYPTDSMGRVIITESMAKAIGEKDPVGKFFQTDTAGVKHQIIGVVPDFNLYSSKSEKKPITMYLSHSDGIGYIFVRVTPQSLVTSMEKLKAVWKEITPESEFKGSFIDENTNAWYKEEERLSQIFSLASGVAVILSCLGLFAVALIVMEQRTKEIGVRKVLGASIPNLVFVLSKDFVKLVLIAILIATPAAWYFMQLWLDNYPYRIEISPLVFVAVGFAAGLVAVVTVSFQSVKAALMNPVKSLRSE; this is translated from the coding sequence ATGTTTAAGAATTATATCAAAATCGCGCTGCGTAACCTTTGGAAGAGCAAGGGTTACGCGTTTATCAATGTCGTGGGTCTGTCGGTGGCGTTCTGCGTCAGCGTTTTTCTTTTTTTGACAGCCTATTTCGCGCTTTCCTACGATAATTTTCATGCGGACAAGGAAAGGATATATGAACTGTACTTTTTCGCGAACGACCCGGAGCGTGTCGATCGTACGGCATCGATGCCGTTTCCGATTACGCCGGCGTTGAAGGAGGATTATCCGGAAATTGAATCCATTGCCCGGATTATCAACGGCTCGAATGTGGTGGAGTACAAAGGGAAATACCTCGACAAGAATATCAAATTCACCGAACCCGATTTCTTTCAAATCTTCTCCTTCCCTTTTGTCAAGGGAGGGCCGCAGACCGCCTTGCAGGACCTAAGCAGCATCGTCATCACCGAGAATATGGCCAAGGCGGTTTTCGGGGATGAGGATCCAATGGGCAAGCGTATCAATATCGGCCTGGAAGGGAATAAAAAGCAATATGTAGTGACAGGCGTTCTGGCCGATTTTCCTGAAAATTCCACCCTGCAATTCGACGGTTTTTTGCGGAGCGAGAATGTTGGTGGTTACCAGGAACAAAAGGACCAGTGGGATGCATTTTCACATAGCGTTTTTGTGAAGTTGAAGCCGGGGATCGACAAACTCGCATTCGAAAAGAAACTCAGGTCTTTCACTGCCAAGTATTTCGCCGAGACATTTACCCAATTGAAAAAGAAAGGCGCAACGCCCGACGACAGGGGAGATGTGTACGCCCTGCGTCTTCAAAGGCTTGAAGACTGCCATTTTAACCGCGAGATTTCCGGAGGCAAGGAGGGTTCGCTGATTTATGCATTGATGGGCATTGGGCTGTTTATCCTGCTGATCGCCTGCATCAATTTCATAAACCTGAACGTCGCGCGCTCGTTTATCCGTGCGCGGGAAGTGGGTGTGCGGAAGTCGCTCGGTGCGCTGAAAAAGCAGCTTTTCTTTCAGATCTGGGGCGAAGCGGCTGTGGTGTGTTTCCTTGGTTTTTTGACAGGCGTAGTACTGGCAGTATTATCGCTGCCGGCATTTAATGCGGCTTTCAGGTCCAAGCTGACCCTGGAATACATTTTGGAGCCGGACAAAATCGCGCTGCTCGTCGGGCTGTTCCTGTTCGTGACATTAGTGGCGGGTGGTTATCCGGCGTTGCAAATGTCAAGGTTCAACGCGGTGGAAGTTCTGAAGGGAAAAGTATCGCTTAAAAAGCCCGGTTTACTGCGGAATTCGCTGATCATTGCCCAGTTCGCATTGTCGAGCCTGCTTATTTGTTGTACTATCATCGCCATGCAGCAGGTTGATCACCTTCGTAACCAGCCGCTGGGCTTTCAGAAGGAGCAGGTAATCAGCATTCCGGTGGGAAGCAAGGTCAACGGGCAAACCGCCCTGCGCAGGATGCGGAACCGCCTGGCCAACGATCCGAATATCGTAAGCATCACCGGCTCCGGCGTCAACATGGGCCTAGGGCTCGACAGAAGTACTTCACGAAGCGTAATCGGGTTCACTTTCAAAGACCGCGAGGTAACCACCGACTGGCTGCATATCAGTTATGACTACCTCAAAACTTTAAATATCAAACTCCTGGCAGGGAGGGAATTCGACCCGGCTTATCCGACTGATTCCATGGGGCGGGTCATTATCACCGAAAGCATGGCCAAAGCCATCGGCGAAAAGGACCCCGTCGGCAAGTTCTTTCAGACCGACACGGCCGGCGTCAAGCACCAGATTATCGGCGTCGTTCCCGATTTTAACCTGTACTCTTCCAAATCCGAGAAAAAACCGATCACAATGTATCTTTCCCATTCCGATGGAATCGGTTACATTTTTGTACGTGTGACGCCCCAGAGCCTGGTGACGTCGATGGAGAAACTGAAAGCCGTTTGGAAGGAAATAACACCCGAATCGGAGTTTAAGGGTTCGTTCATCGATGAAAATACCAATGCGTGGTATAAGGAAGAGGAAAGGTTGTCGCAGATATTCAGCCTGGCGTCGGGCGTGGCGGTGATTTTGTCGTGTCTCGGGCTATTCGCCGTCGCATTGATCGTCATGGAGCAGCGCACGAAGGAAATCGGCGTGCGTAAGGTGCTGGGTGCAAGCATCCCGAATCTGGTGTTTGTGCTTTCGAAAGACTTTGTAAAATTGGTCCTCATCGCTATCCTGATCGCCACCCCGGCCGCCTGGTATTTTATGCAACTATGGCTGGACAATTATCCTTACCGCATTGAAATCAGTCCGCTGGTATTCGTGGCGGTCGGTTTCGCCGCCGGGCTTGTGGCAGTGGTTACCGTCAGCTTCCAGAGCGTCAAAGCGGCATTAATGAACCCGGTGAAGTCGTTGAGGAGCGAGTAG